The [Pseudomonas] carboxydohydrogena genome includes a window with the following:
- the pheT gene encoding phenylalanine--tRNA ligase subunit beta — MKFTLSWLKEHLDTDEPVEKIAETLTMIGLEVEHLEDKAKALAPYVIAKIITAEQHPNADRLRVCMVNTGNGKPIQVVCGAPNARAGLVSVFAPPGTYIPGKDITLSVGNIRGVESHGMLCSAAELELSEDHDGIIELPNDAPVGKAYAEWARLGDAVIEINLTPNRADATGVHGIARDLGAADMGKFHNDAPKPIKGAFAAPAAVTVEDATLCPGFALRLVRGVKNGPSPDWLQRRLTSIGLRPINALVDITNFMTFDRDRPLHVFDAAKVKGNLVVRRAKAGESLVALDGKTYALDDTMCVIADDTGVQSLAGIMGGEATGCDENTTDVLIESALWNEINIAQTGRKLGINSDARYRFERGVDPAFMVPGLELATKLVLDICGGEPSEIALTGKPYGDDRMIEFPIDEVKRLAGIDVPLTDIKRHLTHLGFMVAGAGPVVKVAVPSWRADVHGKADIVEEIVRIIGVDRVPLTPFDRGDAPRKPVLTALQLRTRRAKRALAARGMVEAVTWSFLSKAQAELFGGGKPELALANPIASDLSDMRPSLVPGLIAAAQANADRGFGDVALFEVGQVFLGDQPEQQLTAATGVRRAMASSKGFGRAWSGSWTVDAFDAKADALAVLAACGAPMQALQILPLNEAKNAPAWLHPGRAAAIQIGPQNVLGHFGELHPRTLDALKADGPLVAFEVLLDRLPEPKARATRAKPPVELAAFQPVSRDFAFLADRSVKAADIIRAAQGVDKKLITEVTLFDVYDGKGIPEGKKSVAIAVTLQPREKTLTDQDIEAVAAKIVADVAKKTGSTLRE; from the coding sequence ATGAAGTTCACCCTCTCCTGGCTGAAGGAACATCTCGACACCGATGAACCGGTCGAGAAGATCGCCGAGACGCTGACGATGATCGGCCTCGAGGTCGAACATCTCGAGGACAAGGCGAAGGCGCTGGCGCCTTACGTCATCGCCAAGATCATCACCGCCGAACAGCATCCCAATGCCGACCGTCTGCGCGTGTGCATGGTCAACACCGGCAACGGGAAGCCTATTCAGGTCGTGTGCGGCGCGCCGAACGCGCGCGCGGGGCTGGTGAGCGTGTTCGCGCCGCCCGGCACCTACATTCCGGGCAAGGACATCACCCTCAGCGTCGGCAACATTCGCGGCGTCGAAAGCCACGGCATGCTGTGCTCGGCGGCCGAGCTTGAACTGTCGGAAGATCATGACGGCATCATCGAACTGCCAAACGATGCACCGGTCGGCAAGGCTTACGCGGAATGGGCCAGGCTCGGCGATGCGGTAATCGAGATCAACCTCACGCCGAACCGCGCGGACGCGACCGGCGTGCACGGTATCGCGCGCGATCTCGGCGCGGCCGACATGGGCAAGTTTCACAATGATGCACCGAAGCCGATCAAGGGCGCGTTCGCCGCACCCGCGGCGGTGACGGTCGAAGACGCAACGCTATGCCCCGGCTTCGCGTTGCGCCTTGTGCGCGGCGTCAAGAACGGCCCGTCGCCGGACTGGCTGCAACGCCGCCTGACGTCCATCGGACTGCGCCCGATCAACGCGCTGGTCGACATCACCAACTTCATGACCTTCGACCGTGACCGCCCATTGCATGTGTTCGACGCCGCCAAGGTGAAGGGCAATCTCGTCGTGCGCCGCGCCAAGGCAGGCGAGAGCCTTGTTGCGCTCGACGGCAAGACCTACGCGCTCGACGACACCATGTGCGTGATCGCGGATGACACCGGCGTGCAATCGCTCGCGGGCATCATGGGTGGCGAGGCGACCGGCTGCGACGAGAATACGACCGACGTGCTGATCGAATCGGCGTTGTGGAACGAGATCAACATCGCCCAGACCGGCCGCAAGCTCGGCATCAATTCCGACGCGCGCTATCGTTTCGAGCGCGGTGTCGATCCGGCCTTCATGGTGCCGGGGTTGGAGCTTGCCACAAAGCTCGTGCTCGATATCTGCGGCGGCGAGCCGTCCGAGATCGCCCTCACCGGCAAGCCTTACGGCGACGACCGCATGATCGAATTCCCGATCGACGAGGTGAAACGCCTCGCCGGGATCGACGTGCCGCTCACCGATATCAAGCGCCACCTGACCCATCTCGGCTTCATGGTCGCAGGTGCCGGGCCCGTGGTGAAGGTCGCTGTGCCGTCATGGCGCGCGGACGTGCACGGCAAGGCCGACATCGTGGAGGAAATCGTCCGCATCATCGGCGTCGATCGCGTGCCGCTGACGCCATTCGACCGCGGCGATGCGCCGCGCAAGCCCGTTCTGACCGCGCTGCAATTGCGCACCCGCCGCGCCAAACGCGCGCTGGCGGCGCGCGGCATGGTCGAGGCTGTGACGTGGTCGTTCCTCTCAAAGGCGCAGGCCGAATTGTTCGGCGGCGGCAAGCCTGAGTTGGCGCTCGCCAACCCGATTGCTTCGGATCTGTCCGACATGCGGCCCTCGCTGGTGCCGGGCCTGATCGCGGCGGCGCAGGCCAATGCCGATCGCGGCTTTGGCGACGTCGCGTTGTTCGAAGTCGGGCAGGTGTTTCTCGGCGACCAGCCCGAACAGCAGCTCACCGCCGCGACCGGCGTGCGCCGCGCGATGGCGTCCTCGAAGGGCTTTGGCCGCGCGTGGTCCGGCTCATGGACGGTCGATGCGTTCGACGCCAAGGCCGATGCGCTGGCCGTGCTCGCCGCCTGTGGCGCGCCGATGCAGGCGTTGCAGATCCTCCCCTTGAATGAGGCGAAGAATGCGCCCGCATGGCTGCATCCGGGCCGCGCGGCGGCGATCCAGATCGGACCGCAGAACGTGCTCGGCCATTTCGGCGAACTCCATCCGCGCACGCTCGATGCGCTGAAGGCCGACGGCCCGCTGGTCGCGTTCGAAGTGCTGCTCGACCGCCTTCCCGAACCGAAGGCGCGCGCGACGCGCGCCAAGCCGCCGGTCGAACTGGCCGCCTTCCAGCCGGTGTCGCGCGACTTCGCCTTCCTCGCGGATCGTTCCGTGAAGGCCGCCGACATCATCCGCGCCGCGCAGGGCGTCGACAAGAAGCTCATCACCGAGGTGACGCTGTTCGACGTCTATGACGGCAAGGGCATTCCCGAAGGCAAGAAGTCGGTCGCCATCGCGGTGACCTTGCAGCCGCGCGAGAAGACCCTGACCGATCAGGACATCGAGGCGGTGGCGGCGAAGATCGTCGCGGACGTGGCGAAGAAAACCGGCAGCACGCTGCGGGAGTAA
- a CDS encoding hydrolase translates to MIKTKKLVSVFCAAVLASCIGGMAQVRSASAQTNDAFAQENKTIPVGEGEFRLIVKRGPVNVFTYRPKSFTPNSPIWVVIHGQKRNVAEHSAFDYYDVWAPLAEKAGALLLVPEFVEQSWPTSWQFQFGNVMTKSLKPVPWQDSGFAVVEMAFQRAVAMTGSHRQRFSIFGHGGGAQWVQRYVLHSGGRYIERAVAANPGWYMLPDDEFTYPYGIKGTSITPATLRGAFATDFVLLLGQGDVQTGGIIRNNRETSVQGATRFARGHFYFNRAAADARRIGAKFAWHLREVPGAGHEDEDMAPPAAEALMERR, encoded by the coding sequence ATGATCAAGACAAAGAAGTTGGTTTCCGTCTTCTGCGCCGCCGTGCTGGCGTCATGCATCGGCGGTATGGCGCAGGTGCGCAGCGCGAGCGCGCAGACAAACGATGCCTTCGCGCAGGAGAACAAGACCATTCCGGTCGGCGAGGGCGAGTTCAGGCTCATCGTCAAACGCGGGCCGGTGAATGTCTTCACCTATCGCCCGAAATCCTTCACGCCGAACAGCCCGATCTGGGTGGTGATCCACGGCCAGAAGCGCAACGTCGCCGAGCACAGCGCGTTCGATTATTACGATGTCTGGGCGCCGCTGGCGGAGAAGGCCGGTGCGCTGCTGCTGGTGCCGGAATTCGTCGAACAGTCGTGGCCGACCTCGTGGCAATTCCAGTTCGGCAACGTCATGACGAAATCGCTGAAGCCGGTGCCGTGGCAGGATTCAGGTTTCGCCGTGGTCGAGATGGCGTTCCAGCGCGCGGTCGCGATGACCGGCAGCCATCGCCAGCGCTTTTCGATTTTCGGGCATGGCGGCGGCGCGCAATGGGTGCAGCGTTACGTGCTTCATAGCGGCGGCCGCTATATCGAGCGCGCGGTGGCCGCGAATCCCGGCTGGTACATGCTGCCGGATGACGAGTTCACCTATCCCTATGGCATCAAGGGCACGTCGATCACCCCGGCGACGCTGCGCGGCGCGTTCGCCACCGACTTCGTGCTGCTGCTCGGGCAGGGCGACGTGCAGACCGGCGGCATCATCCGCAACAACAGGGAAACCAGCGTGCAGGGCGCGACCCGTTTTGCGCGCGGCCACTTCTACTTCAACCGTGCGGCTGCGGACGCCAGGCGCATCGGCGCGAAATTCGCCTGGCACCTCCGTGAAGTCCCCGGCGCGGGACACGAGGATGAGGACATGGCGCCCCCGGCCGCCGAAGCCCTGATGGAGCGGCGCTGA